In Lujinxingia sediminis, a single genomic region encodes these proteins:
- a CDS encoding ABC transporter ATP-binding protein, which yields MLFRLDNVQKDYRGFAALKGISFELESNAVGLLGPNGAGKSTLIKALLGLIPINGGSAEVLGMRLPHDARAIRRAVGYMPENDCYLPYMTAVDYVSFNGQLCGLPKSEAFRRAHEVLYYVGLGEARYRQLGGFSTGMKQRAKLAQALVHGPRLLFLDEPTNGLDPKGRDEMLELIEDVRERDVRVVLSTHLLPDVEKICDSVVMLNQGALVHVGSLAELQKSDDPVIEVGTRDENERFAQLLTEAGFSVEQAGMHLKVRLSSAQSADELVRLAVEHKVQLRHFLPQRLTLETAFLALLDQENSRARTELGA from the coding sequence GTGCTCTTTCGACTCGACAACGTCCAGAAGGACTACAGGGGCTTCGCCGCGCTCAAAGGCATCAGTTTTGAGCTGGAGTCCAACGCGGTGGGGCTTCTCGGCCCTAACGGGGCAGGCAAGTCCACGCTCATCAAGGCGCTCCTGGGCCTCATCCCCATCAACGGCGGCAGCGCCGAGGTGCTGGGGATGCGCCTTCCTCACGACGCCCGTGCCATCCGCCGCGCGGTGGGCTACATGCCCGAAAACGACTGCTATTTGCCCTACATGACCGCCGTTGATTACGTCAGCTTCAACGGCCAGCTCTGCGGGCTCCCCAAAAGCGAGGCGTTTCGGCGCGCCCACGAAGTCCTCTATTACGTGGGGCTTGGCGAGGCCCGCTACCGCCAGCTCGGCGGCTTCTCCACCGGCATGAAGCAGCGCGCCAAGCTCGCCCAGGCGCTCGTGCACGGCCCCAGGCTGCTCTTTCTCGATGAGCCCACCAACGGCCTCGACCCCAAAGGCCGCGACGAGATGCTGGAGCTAATCGAAGATGTGCGCGAGCGCGATGTGCGCGTGGTGCTCTCCACCCATCTTCTTCCGGATGTCGAAAAGATCTGCGACAGCGTGGTCATGCTCAACCAGGGCGCGCTGGTGCACGTGGGCTCGCTGGCCGAGCTGCAGAAGAGCGACGACCCGGTCATCGAAGTGGGCACCCGCGATGAGAACGAGCGTTTTGCACAACTTCTCACCGAGGCGGGCTTCTCGGTTGAGCAGGCCGGCATGCACCTCAAAGTGCGCCTGAGCAGCGCGCAGAGTGCCGATGAGCTGGTGCGTCTGGCCGTGGAACATAAAGTGCAACTACGTCACTTTTTGCCCCAGCGCCTCACCCTGGAGACGGCCTTTCTGGCGCTCCTCGATCAAGAAAACTCCCGGGCACGTACGGAGCTCGGTGCGTAA
- a CDS encoding R2-like ligand-binding oxidase: MTIASAGQARVFKSTGVGGLDFESFPMRLFQKAKKFGIWDPQSFDFSKDRADWESFTPEQREVLLHLSSLFLGGEESVTLDLLPLIGVVAEEGRLEEEMYLTSFLWEEAKHVEVFRRFLDEVARDSSDLTRFHGPSYQAIFYQELPGALGRLRKDPSPVAQAEASVTYNLIVEGVLAETGYHAYFQMLEANDVMPAMREVVGKLKQDESRHLAYGVYLLSRLVAEHGDEVWEAIDRRMNHLLPLALGMIDEMFAAYDELPFGLSMDDFVTFATTQFQKRYERVAKAREQDLEEIVGT, from the coding sequence ATGACAATCGCAAGCGCTGGTCAGGCCCGTGTGTTTAAGTCCACCGGTGTTGGCGGGCTCGACTTTGAGAGCTTTCCGATGCGTCTTTTTCAGAAGGCCAAGAAGTTCGGTATCTGGGATCCGCAGAGCTTTGATTTTTCAAAAGATCGCGCCGATTGGGAGTCCTTTACCCCGGAGCAGCGCGAGGTGCTCCTGCACTTAAGCTCGCTCTTTCTAGGTGGGGAGGAGTCGGTGACCCTCGACCTTCTGCCGCTGATCGGTGTGGTGGCCGAAGAGGGGAGGCTGGAGGAGGAAATGTATTTAACCTCCTTTCTCTGGGAAGAAGCCAAGCATGTGGAGGTGTTTCGGCGTTTCCTTGATGAGGTGGCGCGGGATTCCAGCGACCTCACGCGTTTTCACGGGCCTTCGTATCAGGCGATCTTCTACCAGGAGCTACCCGGCGCGCTGGGACGTCTTCGAAAGGATCCTTCGCCGGTGGCCCAGGCGGAGGCGTCTGTAACCTATAACCTCATCGTCGAAGGCGTGTTGGCGGAGACGGGCTACCACGCCTACTTCCAGATGTTAGAGGCCAACGATGTGATGCCGGCGATGCGCGAGGTCGTCGGAAAGCTCAAGCAGGATGAGTCACGCCACCTGGCCTACGGCGTCTACCTCTTGAGCAGGCTTGTGGCCGAGCATGGCGACGAGGTCTGGGAGGCGATTGATCGGCGTATGAATCACCTCCTCCCGCTGGCGCTGGGTATGATCGATGAGATGTTTGCGGCCTATGATGAGCTGCCCTTCGGACTTTCCATGGACGACTTTGTGACGTTCGCCACCACGCAGTTCCAGAAACGCTACGAGCGAGTTGCAAAGGCACGCGAACAAGATCTGGAGGAAATCGTTGGGACGTGA
- a CDS encoding N-formylglutamate amidohydrolase → MRVERPEEQRVPVVVDVPHAGEWIPDDVHEEMVIGERVLRRDLDLYVDQIWAKTTELGATLVASNVSRYVVDLNRAEDDISPETVEGGKRILRPGYYQDRGVVWRTTTARTPVMAGPMSKAAFKRRLNAFYHPYHQTLREEIERVKSQFGYCILLDGHSMPSMGRKGHDDPGRRRAEIVPGDVEGLSCDTTLRWLVEEHFREKGFSVRSNEPYKGGWITRHYGQPQQGVHAIQIEIRRDLYMDERSFRIRREGLERLAEACTALIPRCGELDEEALRPSKRPRF, encoded by the coding sequence ATGAGAGTCGAACGTCCGGAGGAGCAACGCGTCCCGGTGGTCGTCGACGTGCCGCACGCCGGGGAGTGGATCCCCGATGATGTGCACGAGGAGATGGTCATTGGCGAGCGCGTGTTGCGCCGCGATCTGGATCTTTATGTGGACCAGATCTGGGCAAAGACCACCGAGCTGGGGGCGACGCTGGTCGCCTCCAATGTGTCGCGTTACGTGGTGGATCTGAACCGCGCCGAGGACGACATTTCCCCGGAGACGGTCGAAGGCGGTAAGCGCATCCTGCGCCCCGGGTACTATCAGGATCGGGGGGTGGTCTGGCGCACAACCACCGCGCGCACGCCGGTGATGGCCGGGCCGATGAGCAAGGCGGCGTTTAAACGCCGGCTTAACGCCTTCTACCATCCTTACCACCAGACGTTGCGTGAGGAGATCGAGCGAGTCAAAAGCCAGTTTGGCTATTGCATCCTGCTCGATGGTCACTCCATGCCCTCGATGGGACGTAAGGGGCACGATGATCCGGGGCGTCGGCGAGCGGAGATCGTACCGGGTGATGTGGAGGGACTGTCCTGCGATACGACGCTGCGGTGGTTGGTCGAGGAGCATTTTCGCGAGAAGGGATTCAGCGTGCGCTCCAATGAGCCGTATAAGGGCGGCTGGATCACCCGGCACTACGGACAACCTCAGCAGGGAGTGCACGCCATTCAGATCGAGATTCGTCGCGATCTTTATATGGATGAGCGCAGCTTCCGCATCCGGCGGGAGGGGCTGGAGCGGCTGGCCGAGGCCTGCACCGCGTTGATCCCGCGCTGTGGTGAGCTTGATGAGGAGGCGCTTCGCCCCTCGAAGCGGCCGCGTTTCTAG
- the queG gene encoding tRNA epoxyqueuosine(34) reductase QueG translates to MKGNPDEPGSKERGALRDAIKAEAVRLGFEACAIVPAERLPTARAYQEWLSEGRHGTMHYMENHQPLRVDPRVLEPGTRSVIVLLSNYRQPTDLFEGGMRVASYAHGDDYHDFLWERMRALAAFVHNETGVDVATRPAVDSAPLLERDLARMAGLGWVGKNALLIRQGLGSFTIISEVLVALDLGEPAEPAADRCGRCTRCIDACPTGAIIAPQVIDARRCISYLTIELRGPIPRRLRPLIGNHLFGCDICQTVCPWNRRAPLSEDQNFAPREAYRALSPLELLGFDHPRYVETFRRSPMKRAKLGGLKRNAAVVVGNTGSVDDVPALTRYLEREDDAVVRGHIAWALGRLGGERAAEALRAALAREEDSLVLDELDVALRMVSGV, encoded by the coding sequence GTGAAGGGCAATCCAGACGAGCCCGGTTCAAAGGAGCGGGGCGCGCTACGTGATGCGATCAAGGCCGAGGCTGTGCGCCTGGGTTTTGAGGCCTGCGCGATCGTGCCGGCCGAGCGCCTGCCGACGGCGCGCGCATACCAGGAGTGGCTGAGTGAGGGGCGCCACGGCACGATGCACTATATGGAGAATCATCAGCCCCTGCGCGTGGACCCGCGTGTGCTGGAGCCTGGCACCCGTTCGGTGATCGTGCTCCTGAGCAACTACCGCCAGCCCACCGACCTCTTTGAGGGGGGCATGCGTGTGGCGAGTTATGCCCACGGGGACGACTATCACGACTTTTTGTGGGAGCGCATGCGCGCCCTTGCCGCCTTCGTGCATAACGAGACTGGCGTTGACGTTGCAACTCGCCCCGCGGTGGATTCGGCCCCCTTGCTTGAGCGTGATCTGGCGCGGATGGCCGGGCTGGGATGGGTGGGCAAAAACGCGCTGCTGATCCGTCAGGGGCTGGGGAGCTTTACAATCATCTCGGAGGTGCTCGTAGCGCTGGACCTGGGGGAGCCGGCCGAGCCCGCCGCCGACCGTTGCGGGCGTTGTACCCGCTGCATCGACGCCTGCCCCACCGGGGCGATCATCGCACCGCAGGTCATTGATGCGCGTCGCTGCATCTCGTATCTGACCATTGAACTTCGTGGGCCGATTCCCCGCCGCCTTCGTCCCCTGATCGGCAATCATCTTTTCGGGTGCGATATCTGCCAGACGGTCTGCCCCTGGAATCGGCGTGCGCCGCTGAGTGAGGACCAGAACTTTGCGCCCCGGGAGGCCTATCGCGCGCTCAGTCCCCTGGAGCTTCTGGGCTTCGATCATCCTCGCTACGTTGAGACGTTTCGGCGTTCGCCCATGAAACGAGCGAAGCTCGGGGGGCTTAAGCGAAATGCGGCGGTCGTGGTTGGCAACACCGGATCGGTCGACGATGTGCCGGCGCTGACCCGCTATCTGGAGCGCGAAGACGACGCTGTGGTGCGCGGGCATATCGCCTGGGCGCTCGGGCGTCTGGGTGGCGAGCGGGCCGCTGAGGCGCTTCGGGCCGCGCTGGCGCGCGAAGAGGATTCGCTGGTGCTTGATGAACTCGATGTTGCGCTCAGGATGGTCAGCGGCGTCTGA
- a CDS encoding choice-of-anchor D domain-containing protein: protein MNRIQSLVATALMSLVIGACGGNDFSSDAVPELTIDLSEAQILLDAVGPSDRTQTIATPIILRNSSEGELRVTKIEWVARPDRLEGYFIGDVSAANEGSTCSEDIDCGSGGICLRSGICRDAGFEATPFEVGNRYDLNFLLRRGDTITCPTPGADVPVEIQDRYCGELRIETNASNNAGIVEEGAANIYFLTSGGSGEMAVQPGLIQFTNATAGVSQSSQFTIENRAGSPLFIERGDFGQNSQVFEITPSVFGREIAANSTETFTLTYAPSVEAELEFSTTLEFASSSVTGSSSAITIEVTQGVGDAPLIEVDPLQLSFADSNSQTLTVRNYGGATLALSQMRIIPSEAAAFYRIMLDGVNLLEDYTTQRLARMTDEEPSELELTVEFDASAEGSSVGTLEIRHNDAASGNITNVSLLGDATEIAVGEAYPTTLALRSDGPQVEREIAIYNGGNDDLVITGVNAQGQGTTTNLDLFRFEGFEGTVPPGGVHTGTVIFEGEDPFNHAVVAAIESNHAGQEQAMTLLINARVVSASPMDLSVEPSFSNEAVVGQSTTLTLRDAADAALLNNARWFILERPAGSALLVRGIGESITFEPDAAGTYRVGVLANDSTNREEQVVFEFEAVN from the coding sequence ATGAATCGCATTCAATCGCTAGTTGCCACGGCTCTGATGAGCCTCGTTATCGGCGCGTGTGGGGGCAATGATTTCAGCTCCGACGCGGTGCCCGAGTTGACCATCGACCTGAGCGAGGCCCAGATCCTGCTCGACGCGGTCGGGCCCTCGGACAGAACGCAGACCATTGCCACGCCAATCATTCTGCGCAACTCCAGTGAGGGTGAGCTTCGTGTGACGAAGATCGAATGGGTCGCTCGCCCCGATCGTCTGGAGGGCTACTTCATCGGCGACGTCAGTGCGGCCAATGAGGGCAGCACCTGCAGCGAAGACATCGATTGTGGCTCCGGGGGTATCTGCCTGCGCAGCGGCATTTGCCGCGACGCCGGTTTCGAAGCCACGCCTTTTGAGGTGGGTAACCGCTACGACCTGAACTTCTTGCTTCGTCGCGGCGACACCATCACCTGCCCGACCCCGGGTGCCGATGTGCCCGTGGAGATTCAGGACCGCTACTGCGGCGAGCTTCGCATTGAGACCAACGCTTCCAACAATGCTGGCATCGTCGAAGAGGGCGCCGCTAACATCTACTTCCTCACCTCCGGCGGCAGCGGTGAGATGGCGGTGCAGCCCGGGTTGATTCAGTTCACAAACGCCACCGCCGGCGTCTCGCAGAGCTCGCAGTTCACCATCGAGAACCGCGCCGGCTCTCCGCTCTTTATTGAGCGGGGCGACTTCGGTCAGAACTCCCAGGTCTTCGAGATCACGCCTTCGGTCTTCGGGCGCGAGATCGCAGCGAACAGCACCGAGACCTTCACGCTGACCTACGCCCCCTCGGTGGAGGCGGAGCTTGAGTTCTCGACCACTCTGGAGTTCGCCAGTAGCTCGGTGACCGGCTCCTCCTCGGCCATCACCATCGAGGTGACCCAGGGGGTGGGGGACGCGCCGCTGATCGAGGTTGACCCCTTGCAGCTCTCCTTCGCCGACTCGAACTCCCAGACGCTGACGGTGCGCAACTACGGCGGTGCCACGCTTGCTCTGAGCCAGATGCGCATCATTCCCAGCGAGGCGGCCGCGTTCTACCGCATCATGCTCGACGGGGTGAACCTGCTCGAAGACTACACCACCCAGCGCCTCGCCCGTATGACGGACGAGGAGCCCAGTGAGCTTGAGCTGACGGTCGAGTTTGACGCCAGCGCCGAAGGATCTTCGGTCGGCACGCTGGAGATCCGCCACAATGACGCGGCCTCCGGCAACATCACCAACGTCTCGCTCCTGGGCGACGCCACCGAGATCGCCGTTGGTGAGGCCTATCCCACAACCCTCGCCCTGCGCTCCGATGGTCCGCAGGTCGAACGCGAGATTGCCATCTACAACGGCGGCAATGACGACCTGGTGATCACCGGCGTCAACGCGCAGGGGCAGGGTACCACTACGAACCTTGACCTCTTCCGCTTTGAAGGTTTTGAGGGCACGGTGCCTCCGGGCGGCGTCCATACCGGAACGGTGATCTTCGAGGGTGAAGATCCTTTCAATCACGCGGTGGTCGCCGCGATTGAGTCCAATCATGCCGGACAGGAGCAGGCGATGACCTTGCTGATCAACGCCCGCGTGGTCAGCGCCTCGCCGATGGACCTGAGCGTGGAGCCGTCCTTCTCCAACGAGGCGGTGGTGGGGCAGTCGACCACGCTGACGCTTCGTGACGCCGCGGATGCCGCGCTGCTCAACAACGCCCGCTGGTTCATCCTGGAGCGTCCGGCGGGCAGCGCGCTTCTGGTTCGCGGCATCGGTGAGAGCATCACGTTTGAGCCCGACGCCGCCGGCACCTACCGTGTTGGTGTGCTGGCCAACGACTCGACCAACCGCGAAGAGCAGGTCGTCTTTGAGTTTGAAGCTGTCAATTAA
- a CDS encoding serine/threonine protein kinase, whose amino-acid sequence MRICPKCNRRFPDNTLFCPDDGKALVHRVDGPTSAGSAPPASAPMRSPHPTGQQPNHQHAGRAPMRTNPPLDPNNLVGQSLFGEYTITRKLGEGGMGAVYLARQNSIDQKIAVKVLHEHSAESDELIQRFHREARVVSMLTHPNIIRVFIFGRTDGGLLYLAMEYVEGQSLRDRMGSQPMEEIQAIKLMKQLCSGLSEAHDLGIIHRDLKPDNVLLTDFRGESNFVKILDFGIAKINEVEGGPEQQKLTQAGIVYGTPEYLSPEQAQAMELDHRTDLYSLGVMLYELITGKVPFTGSTPVQILTAHVFNEVPPLATVAPGPVAPTMQRIIMKALAKDPNDRFEDAMEMFEALVAREQEIIRERGLSGRAAYVPGMELTGMYRAVDLSQGAPAHTPASVAEAESAPTLAMAAPMPGAGSASAGGGIAAAAAQPGKTNDSTRTIITIVIGLASFIFLVLVAIIGYLLTR is encoded by the coding sequence ATGCGGATCTGTCCTAAATGCAACCGTCGCTTTCCCGACAACACGCTCTTTTGTCCGGACGACGGCAAAGCGCTCGTTCACCGCGTCGATGGTCCCACGTCGGCTGGCAGCGCACCACCTGCTTCGGCGCCGATGCGCAGCCCGCATCCCACCGGTCAGCAGCCCAACCATCAGCACGCGGGACGCGCGCCGATGCGCACCAACCCGCCCCTTGATCCGAATAACCTCGTCGGACAGAGCCTTTTTGGTGAATACACCATCACTCGCAAACTGGGTGAAGGGGGCATGGGCGCGGTCTACTTAGCGCGGCAGAACTCCATCGACCAGAAGATCGCCGTCAAAGTCCTTCACGAGCATTCTGCTGAGAGTGATGAGCTGATTCAGCGTTTTCACCGCGAAGCGCGCGTCGTCTCCATGCTCACCCACCCCAACATTATCCGCGTCTTTATCTTCGGACGCACCGATGGGGGGCTGCTCTACCTGGCGATGGAGTACGTCGAGGGTCAGAGCCTGCGCGACCGCATGGGCTCCCAGCCGATGGAGGAGATCCAGGCCATCAAGCTGATGAAGCAGCTCTGCAGCGGCCTCTCCGAAGCCCACGATCTGGGCATCATTCACCGCGATCTCAAGCCGGATAACGTGCTTCTGACCGACTTCCGCGGAGAGTCGAACTTCGTCAAGATCCTCGACTTCGGCATCGCCAAAATCAACGAGGTTGAAGGCGGCCCCGAGCAGCAAAAGCTCACCCAGGCCGGCATCGTCTACGGAACTCCGGAGTACCTCTCCCCGGAGCAGGCTCAGGCCATGGAGCTCGACCACCGCACCGACCTCTACAGCCTGGGTGTGATGCTCTACGAGCTGATCACCGGCAAGGTCCCCTTCACCGGGTCCACCCCGGTGCAGATCCTCACCGCTCACGTCTTCAACGAGGTGCCCCCGCTGGCCACGGTAGCGCCGGGACCGGTAGCGCCGACCATGCAGCGCATCATCATGAAGGCGCTGGCCAAGGACCCCAACGATCGTTTCGAAGACGCCATGGAGATGTTCGAGGCGCTGGTGGCCCGCGAGCAGGAGATCATCCGAGAGCGCGGGCTCAGCGGGCGTGCGGCCTACGTTCCCGGGATGGAACTCACCGGGATGTACCGCGCCGTCGACTTAAGCCAGGGGGCACCCGCTCACACACCGGCCAGCGTCGCAGAGGCCGAGAGCGCGCCTACCCTGGCGATGGCCGCGCCGATGCCCGGTGCCGGATCCGCAAGTGCCGGAGGAGGCATTGCAGCAGCCGCCGCACAGCCCGGCAAAACCAACGACTCCACCCGTACGATCATCACCATCGTCATTGGCCTGGCCTCCTTCATCTTCCTGGTGCTTGTGGCCATCATCGGCTACCTGCTCACCCGCTAA
- a CDS encoding ABC transporter permease yields MSIRDQQYTRYEGPIVERFAWWTIAWISLRTYWRFWRTKLVVLGSWLVPLIFGVLIVGEYAMRSQLGQMGAAEAPGRGPVVIFLQFEVFALALVYVANGCGIISDDLRHRTVQLYFSKPISRFDYAFGKFLCLFLLGALTTIAPAILLSALRVAFFASTEYAGQVAALHAVGVLMSAGLVAVMSAMVVGLSSLTNRTGYAVLGWLGAIIVPLILHAIFGTVSGGHAAAALFSLTGNLTLLGQALLAGGPEFPETVPMWAPFIVTLGLGGAGIAALGRRVSRLEGIA; encoded by the coding sequence ATGTCGATCCGCGATCAGCAGTATACCCGCTACGAAGGCCCCATCGTTGAGCGTTTTGCCTGGTGGACCATCGCCTGGATCTCGCTGCGCACCTACTGGCGTTTCTGGCGCACCAAACTGGTGGTGCTGGGAAGTTGGCTTGTGCCGCTGATCTTCGGCGTGCTCATCGTCGGCGAATACGCGATGCGCTCGCAGCTCGGTCAGATGGGCGCGGCGGAGGCCCCGGGACGCGGGCCGGTGGTGATCTTTTTGCAGTTCGAGGTCTTCGCCCTGGCTTTGGTCTATGTGGCCAACGGCTGCGGGATCATCAGCGACGATCTCCGCCACCGCACCGTGCAGCTCTACTTCTCCAAGCCTATCAGCCGTTTTGACTACGCGTTTGGAAAATTCCTCTGCCTCTTCCTGCTGGGGGCGCTGACCACAATCGCGCCGGCGATCCTCTTGAGCGCGCTGCGTGTCGCCTTCTTTGCCTCCACCGAATACGCCGGCCAGGTCGCCGCGCTGCACGCCGTGGGCGTACTGATGTCGGCAGGACTTGTGGCTGTCATGAGCGCGATGGTGGTGGGATTGAGCAGCCTGACCAACCGCACCGGTTACGCGGTACTCGGGTGGCTGGGCGCGATCATTGTACCGCTGATTCTGCACGCGATCTTCGGAACGGTCAGCGGCGGACACGCCGCAGCCGCGCTCTTCAGCCTCACCGGCAACCTGACGCTTCTGGGCCAGGCCTTGCTGGCCGGCGGACCGGAGTTCCCGGAGACGGTGCCGATGTGGGCCCCCTTTATCGTGACGCTGGGGCTGGGTGGTGCGGGCATTGCCGCGCTCGGCCGCCGCGTCAGCCGCCTGGAGGGCATCGCCTGA
- a CDS encoding YqaA family protein, producing the protein MSEAPDIADDKLMRRLLWQSLGIMIVMFATAALLGYWLRDPITEMATSFVQVLGPLGIFLGVLAADAISFPIPASTYLFAGVAADAAVIPVLIATSLASLMGGALAYVVGPLVARVPFLDRRLELFRPRGEALFKRWGAWAVGIAAVTPMPFSVVCWLAGIYRMPFKRFFTATLVRVPRVCVYYALFAFGWASAAA; encoded by the coding sequence TTGAGCGAAGCACCTGACATTGCCGACGACAAATTGATGCGACGCCTGCTCTGGCAGAGCCTTGGCATCATGATCGTGATGTTCGCCACAGCCGCCCTGCTGGGCTACTGGCTGCGCGACCCTATCACCGAGATGGCTACCAGCTTTGTGCAGGTGCTCGGTCCGCTGGGGATATTCCTGGGCGTACTGGCCGCTGACGCCATCAGCTTTCCGATCCCCGCCTCCACCTACCTCTTCGCAGGCGTCGCCGCTGACGCCGCTGTGATCCCGGTGCTCATCGCCACCAGCCTGGCCAGCCTGATGGGCGGTGCACTCGCCTATGTCGTCGGCCCCCTGGTGGCCCGCGTTCCCTTTCTGGATCGCCGCCTGGAGCTCTTCCGCCCGCGCGGCGAAGCCCTCTTTAAGCGCTGGGGCGCCTGGGCCGTCGGTATCGCCGCCGTCACCCCGATGCCCTTCTCAGTGGTCTGCTGGCTGGCGGGCATCTACCGCATGCCCTTTAAGCGCTTCTTCACCGCCACACTGGTACGCGTTCCCCGGGTGTGCGTCTACTACGCCCTCTTCGCCTTCGGCTGGGCCAGCGCCGCGGCCTGA
- a CDS encoding esterase/lipase family protein: MAHHHMYLVAGFFGFSNLGGITYFHHVREALQTAFERAGHTLQVHSVPTLPTGSIRRRTALLAEAIARSAGDCGPIHLVGHSTGGLDTRLLVTPGVSLPVDDDVDVEALARRVRSVTTVASPHLGTPMASFFNNFFGENILRAISLGTIYTLRFGRLPLRALIELAGIVTRLDRLVGLDNTILDQFYHELFKDFDAERRDEISAFLDDIRVDRSVVGQLTPGAIDLFNASTGDRPTVRYGSVVTRAPGFSPKTALRLGADAYAHASHVLFRALQVITARSGDYPPLKPDQHQVLVEAYGALPGRRESDGVVPSLAQVWGEVIHATVADHLDVCGHFNDAHHTPPHVDWFISGSAFTRERFDRLWDDVAAFQLASLR, translated from the coding sequence ATGGCTCATCATCACATGTATCTGGTCGCCGGCTTCTTCGGATTCTCCAACCTGGGCGGGATCACGTACTTCCATCACGTGCGCGAGGCCTTGCAGACCGCATTTGAGCGCGCCGGTCACACGCTGCAGGTCCACAGCGTGCCGACGCTTCCCACCGGGTCGATCCGGCGGCGAACGGCGTTGTTGGCCGAGGCGATCGCTCGGAGCGCCGGGGATTGCGGGCCCATCCACCTGGTTGGACACTCCACCGGTGGACTCGATACGCGCCTGCTGGTCACCCCGGGGGTCTCGCTGCCGGTTGACGACGACGTCGATGTGGAGGCGTTGGCCCGGCGGGTGCGCTCGGTGACCACGGTGGCAAGCCCGCATCTGGGCACGCCGATGGCTTCGTTTTTCAATAACTTCTTCGGCGAGAACATCCTGCGGGCCATCTCATTGGGCACGATCTACACGCTGCGCTTCGGGCGTCTGCCCCTGCGTGCGCTTATTGAGCTGGCCGGCATCGTCACGCGCCTGGACCGCCTGGTGGGGCTCGATAACACGATTCTAGACCAGTTCTACCATGAGCTTTTTAAGGACTTTGACGCTGAGCGACGCGACGAGATCAGCGCCTTCCTCGATGATATTCGCGTGGATCGCTCCGTTGTCGGTCAACTCACTCCCGGTGCGATTGATCTCTTCAACGCCTCGACCGGCGATCGTCCCACGGTGCGCTACGGCTCGGTGGTCACCCGGGCGCCGGGCTTCTCTCCGAAGACGGCGCTGCGCCTGGGGGCCGATGCCTACGCCCACGCCTCGCATGTGCTTTTTCGCGCGTTGCAGGTCATCACCGCGCGTAGCGGGGATTACCCGCCTCTTAAACCCGACCAGCACCAGGTGCTTGTGGAAGCCTACGGCGCGCTGCCCGGTCGTCGCGAGAGCGACGGCGTGGTGCCCTCCCTCGCGCAGGTCTGGGGCGAGGTGATTCACGCCACGGTGGCAGACCACCTCGATGTCTGCGGTCATTTCAATGACGCCCATCACACCCCGCCCCACGTCGACTGGTTTATCTCCGGATCGGCGTTCACGCGCGAGCGCTTCGACAGGCTCTGGGATGACGTCGCGGCCTTCCAACTCGCCAGCCTGCGCTGA
- the rpsU gene encoding 30S ribosomal protein S21: MARRDDKLGPLEVEVRDNNVNRAINRLKREIGREGVSRELKRRRFYEKPSVAKRRKQREAERRRRKEERRRENR, encoded by the coding sequence ATGGCCCGACGAGACGATAAGCTCGGCCCCCTCGAAGTTGAAGTTCGCGATAACAACGTCAACCGTGCGATCAACCGCCTTAAGCGTGAGATCGGTCGTGAAGGCGTCAGCCGCGAGCTTAAGCGTCGCCGCTTCTACGAGAAGCCCAGCGTCGCCAAGCGCCGCAAGCAGCGCGAAGCGGAGCGCCGCCGCCGTAAGGAAGAGCGTCGCCGCGAGAACCGCTGA